In one window of Pseudomonas sp. IAC-BECa141 DNA:
- a CDS encoding glutathione S-transferase family protein — MDLTLYYHPLSSYCHKALIALYEHGIAFEKRLIDLSSEAERAELRALWPLVKFPVLQDRARQRNVPESSVIIEYVDRYHAGAGRLIPDVWDTALQVRLWDRFFDNYVMTPMSQIVADRIHSRNADLSSQRTLLNTAYDMLENQLATHQWIASPDYSMADCSASPALFYAITLVPFGADRPRLGAYFERLVQRPSFSQVIDEARPWFDFYPFAEALPQRFR; from the coding sequence ATGGACTTGACCCTCTACTACCATCCGTTGTCGTCCTACTGCCACAAAGCCCTGATTGCCCTGTACGAACACGGCATCGCCTTCGAAAAACGCCTGATCGACCTGTCCAGCGAAGCCGAGCGGGCCGAGTTGCGGGCGCTGTGGCCATTGGTCAAGTTCCCGGTGCTGCAGGACCGCGCCCGCCAGCGCAACGTGCCGGAGTCGAGCGTGATCATCGAATACGTGGACCGCTATCACGCCGGAGCAGGCCGCTTGATCCCCGACGTTTGGGACACCGCGCTGCAGGTTCGACTCTGGGACCGTTTCTTCGACAACTACGTGATGACGCCGATGTCGCAGATCGTCGCCGACCGCATCCACAGCAGAAACGCCGACCTGAGCAGCCAGCGCACCTTGCTGAACACCGCCTACGACATGCTGGAAAACCAGTTGGCGACCCATCAATGGATCGCCAGCCCGGACTACAGCATGGCCGATTGCTCGGCCAGCCCGGCGCTGTTCTACGCCATTACGCTGGTGCCGTTTGGCGCCGACCGCCCTCGCCTCGGCGCCTATTTCGAGCGACTGGTACAGCGCCCGTCTTTCAGCCAGGTGATCGACGAAGCCAGACCCTGGTTTGACTTCTATCCCTTTGCTGAAGCGCTTCCCCAACGGTTTCGCTGA
- a CDS encoding RidA family protein, with the protein MPDRKIIIPESMKPIVERAGYAPAVLVGDTLYCAGQVGRTADLKVIEDPEQQFVRAWENLDEVLKAGGCTFEDVVEMTTYHVDMGLHMPVFREVKNRVFPKGFCAWTCIGVSELAHPGLLVEIKCVAVRRRAIPV; encoded by the coding sequence ATGCCCGATCGCAAAATCATCATCCCCGAATCCATGAAACCCATCGTCGAACGCGCCGGTTACGCCCCGGCGGTGCTGGTCGGCGATACGCTTTACTGCGCCGGTCAGGTAGGCCGCACGGCAGATCTGAAAGTCATCGAAGACCCCGAGCAGCAATTCGTTCGCGCCTGGGAAAACCTCGATGAAGTGTTGAAGGCCGGCGGTTGCACCTTCGAAGACGTGGTGGAGATGACCACTTATCACGTGGATATGGGCCTGCACATGCCGGTGTTTCGTGAAGTGAAGAACCGCGTGTTCCCCAAAGGCTTCTGCGCCTGGACCTGCATCGGCGTCAGCGAACTGGCCCATCCGGGGCTGCTGGTGGAAATCAAATGTGTGGCAGTGCGCAGGCGGGCTATACCTGTGTAG
- a CDS encoding PaaI family thioesterase — MSSIDTSLQDTAAPDGVCFGCGSSNPHGLHIKSFWHEDGVHVMAEHVPEAKYCGWPELVYGGLIAMLVDCHSNWTAMAYHYRAEGREAESLPRINCVTGNLGIKFIKPTPMGVPLTLKARVDGEVGRKSRVICEVYAGDVLTAVGDSVFVRVDTEQLAAAAHGR; from the coding sequence ATGTCCTCCATCGACACCTCCCTGCAAGACACCGCCGCCCCCGACGGCGTCTGTTTCGGCTGCGGCAGCAGCAACCCGCACGGCTTGCACATCAAGAGTTTCTGGCACGAGGATGGCGTGCACGTCATGGCCGAGCACGTGCCCGAGGCCAAATACTGCGGCTGGCCGGAGCTGGTCTACGGCGGTTTGATCGCGATGCTGGTGGACTGCCATTCCAACTGGACCGCGATGGCTTACCACTACCGCGCCGAAGGCCGTGAAGCCGAAAGCCTGCCGCGCATCAACTGCGTCACCGGCAACCTTGGCATCAAATTCATCAAGCCGACGCCCATGGGCGTACCGCTGACGCTGAAAGCCCGAGTCGACGGTGAAGTCGGGCGCAAGAGCCGGGTGATCTGCGAGGTCTACGCCGGGGATGTGCTGACGGCGGTGGGTGATTCGGTGTTTGTTCGGGTCGATACCGAGCAGTTGGCAGCGGCCGCCCATGGTCGCTGA
- a CDS encoding FecR/PupR family sigma factor regulator: MNLQSPQDADDEILNQAAHWCLRLQDETCTPDERQAFQHWIQSSPRHALEYAKMLEVWELSDQLPDEHDKSKKRKATSLPCSFEEFQRNLAQRN, encoded by the coding sequence ATGAACCTCCAAAGCCCTCAAGACGCCGACGATGAAATCCTCAATCAGGCAGCGCACTGGTGCCTGCGTCTGCAAGACGAAACCTGCACACCTGACGAACGCCAGGCCTTCCAGCACTGGATTCAGAGCAGTCCGCGCCACGCCCTCGAGTACGCGAAAATGCTTGAGGTCTGGGAGTTGAGCGATCAATTGCCAGACGAGCACGACAAGTCGAAAAAACGCAAAGCCACGAGCCTGCCTTGCAGCTTCGAAGAATTTCAACGCAACCTGGCGCAGCGCAATTAG
- a CDS encoding tyrosine-protein phosphatase: MFPRLLCSLSVLSLSIAAAHAATLDTPRLQGIDNFRDVAGITTAYSTTHDGTMRAGVFYRSNALTPTASDLTALNGLGIKAVYDLRTPSEIAGTPDTVISGATYQNIDIIGATTSGANITTVSFKSAADAIAMMQETNRAFVSDAGMRGQLGVLFNELASADGAALFHCTAGKDRTGWTAAVLQSIAGVDNATIMSNYLATNDYTAARVAKTLAMMPPSMAAIYAPLLGVEASYLQAGLDQVAAQYGSMDNYLKQGLGLSQETIYVLRGKMVEYNSLPGQAGLIGNAAAGAQLLQELQNSKLSGTYSAYNYYLQSAIDAGTLGGVESTVGGQVHADAASYLLRQNAMIEQAAAPFASGTDLKTGQYRLWSTALAGYLGTDGSAHAQSSNEHSQGLMVGVTQRFSEQLSARGGIGYSKGSVGGAGGEADTDFTFLDIGARYGFTSLERGLFADANLSAGYIDYDSKRDLGGGLGSAKGDTHGNLSGATLALGYRLPMNDVVLEPSLGVRVSRLDLSGFRETGSELVLDVDSLQQTRRSAMANLDVSFAPMPMGAWQLVPGMRVGYEHVLGDHQVGSEGHLLGLDIEQRAAFENRDQFSGGVNLMANLGALSLGAEIGASGGGDSHGFSGGLKASYQF, translated from the coding sequence GTGTTTCCACGTCTTCTGTGTTCGCTGTCCGTGTTGAGTCTGTCCATTGCCGCCGCCCACGCGGCCACCCTTGATACCCCGCGCCTGCAGGGCATCGACAACTTCCGCGATGTCGCCGGTATCACCACGGCCTACTCCACGACCCATGACGGCACGATGCGCGCCGGTGTGTTCTACCGCTCCAACGCGCTGACGCCGACGGCCTCGGATCTGACAGCCCTCAACGGTCTGGGGATCAAGGCCGTTTATGACCTGCGTACGCCCAGCGAAATCGCCGGTACGCCGGACACCGTGATCAGCGGCGCGACTTACCAGAACATCGACATCATCGGCGCCACCACCTCGGGCGCGAACATCACCACGGTCTCGTTCAAGAGCGCAGCCGATGCGATAGCGATGATGCAGGAGACCAACCGCGCCTTTGTCAGCGACGCCGGCATGCGCGGTCAGTTGGGCGTGCTGTTCAACGAACTGGCCAGCGCCGACGGTGCCGCGCTGTTCCATTGCACCGCCGGCAAGGACCGCACCGGCTGGACGGCCGCCGTGTTGCAAAGCATCGCCGGAGTGGACAACGCGACGATCATGAGCAACTACCTGGCGACCAACGACTACACCGCCGCCCGCGTGGCCAAGACCCTGGCGATGATGCCGCCGAGCATGGCCGCGATCTACGCGCCGCTGCTGGGCGTGGAAGCCAGTTATCTGCAAGCGGGCCTGGATCAGGTGGCCGCGCAATACGGCAGCATGGACAACTACCTCAAGCAGGGCCTGGGTCTGTCCCAGGAAACCATTTACGTGCTGCGCGGCAAAATGGTCGAGTACAACAGCCTGCCGGGTCAGGCCGGCCTGATCGGCAACGCCGCTGCCGGCGCGCAACTGTTGCAGGAGTTGCAGAACAGCAAACTGTCGGGCACCTACAGCGCCTACAACTACTACCTGCAATCGGCTATCGACGCAGGCACGCTTGGCGGTGTCGAGTCCACGGTCGGCGGTCAGGTACACGCCGATGCGGCGAGTTACCTGTTGCGTCAGAACGCGATGATCGAGCAGGCCGCCGCGCCATTCGCCAGCGGTACCGACCTCAAGACCGGCCAATACCGTTTGTGGAGCACCGCGCTCGCCGGTTATCTGGGCACCGACGGCTCGGCCCATGCGCAAAGCAGCAACGAACACAGTCAGGGCCTGATGGTTGGCGTTACTCAGCGCTTCTCCGAACAGCTCAGCGCGCGCGGCGGGATCGGTTACAGCAAAGGTTCGGTGGGTGGCGCAGGTGGCGAGGCCGATACCGATTTCACTTTCCTCGACATCGGTGCGCGTTATGGCTTCACCAGCCTTGAACGTGGCCTGTTTGCCGATGCCAACCTCAGCGCCGGTTACATCGATTACGACAGCAAGCGCGACCTCGGCGGCGGTCTCGGCTCGGCGAAGGGCGACACTCACGGCAACCTCAGCGGCGCCACGCTGGCGCTGGGTTATCGCCTGCCGATGAACGATGTGGTTCTGGAGCCGAGCCTCGGCGTGCGGGTCAGCCGTCTGGACCTGTCGGGCTTCCGGGAGACGGGCAGCGAACTGGTCCTCGACGTTGACAGTCTCCAGCAAACCCGCCGCAGCGCAATGGCCAATCTCGACGTCTCGTTCGCCCCGATGCCGATGGGCGCGTGGCAACTGGTGCCGGGCATGCGGGTCGGTTACGAGCATGTGCTGGGCGATCATCAGGTCGGCAGCGAAGGCCATTTGTTGGGGCTGGATATCGAACAGCGCGCGGCGTTCGAAAACCGCGATCAGTTCAGCGGCGGCGTCAACCTGATGGCCAACCTCGGAGCCCTGAGCCTGGGTGCCGAAATCGGCGCCAGTGGTGGAGGCGACAGCCACGGTTTCAGCGGCGGGCTCAAGGCCAGCTATCAGTTCTGA
- a CDS encoding helix-turn-helix transcriptional regulator, which translates to MSCDDFGTLFSRMFGNRYGDTPPPPKDIIIGGVYGRHDGVSFRRMHYRGDFTVAFPEPYDEITFVIPTAGRIIFNDSAESLGLPHIGLAIDKADLRSMRFVDNHAQHGMSISRAALTGRLSSLLGRPIVHKLHFEPRVDLNSPAFQGIRALIDLATGTEFDLLLNAGSLMPSRLREMLVDAVLEAWPHNFSEALRRPEASIAPRHVKQAIEYIQAHPEQLLSGTDLAGLVNVSLRALQEGFRRFVGTSIVAYQRQVRLERACEMLKQDQSSSVTDVALQYGFSNVGRFCQYFQDAYGVSPVEMRKGLR; encoded by the coding sequence ATGTCCTGCGACGACTTCGGCACGTTGTTCTCCCGTATGTTCGGCAATCGTTACGGCGACACACCGCCACCGCCCAAGGACATCATCATCGGTGGCGTGTACGGGCGGCACGACGGGGTCAGTTTCCGGCGCATGCATTACCGGGGCGATTTCACGGTGGCGTTCCCCGAGCCCTACGACGAAATCACCTTCGTGATTCCCACCGCCGGCCGGATCATCTTCAACGACTCCGCCGAATCCCTGGGCCTGCCGCACATCGGGCTGGCCATCGACAAGGCGGATCTGCGCTCGATGCGCTTCGTCGACAATCATGCCCAGCACGGCATGTCGATCAGCCGCGCCGCGCTCACCGGACGCCTGTCGTCGCTGCTAGGACGGCCGATCGTGCACAAGCTGCATTTCGAGCCGAGGGTGGATCTGAACAGCCCGGCGTTTCAGGGCATTCGCGCATTGATCGACCTGGCCACCGGCACTGAATTCGACCTGTTGTTGAACGCCGGTTCGCTGATGCCGTCGCGCCTGCGGGAAATGCTGGTGGACGCCGTGCTGGAAGCCTGGCCGCACAATTTCAGCGAAGCCTTGCGCCGCCCCGAAGCATCGATTGCGCCACGGCATGTGAAGCAAGCCATCGAGTACATTCAGGCGCATCCCGAACAATTGCTCAGCGGGACGGATCTGGCGGGGCTGGTGAACGTCAGCCTGCGGGCGTTGCAGGAAGGTTTCCGGCGTTTTGTCGGCACCTCGATTGTCGCTTACCAGCGCCAGGTCAGGCTGGAGCGTGCCTGCGAAATGTTGAAGCAAGACCAATCGTCATCCGTAACCGACGTGGCCCTGCAATACGGATTCAGCAACGTCGGCCGGTTCTGCCAGTACTTTCAGGATGCCTACGGTGTGAGCCCCGTAGAAATGCGAAAAGGACTGCGCTGA
- a CDS encoding MFS transporter: MAVLDSMSTGSAPHHSVSREERKVIFASSLGTVFEWYDFYLYGSLAAIIAKHFFAGVNETTAFIFALLAFAAGFAVRPFGAVVFGRLGDMIGRKHTFLITIVIMGVSTAIVGFLPGYATIGVAAPIILITLRLLQGLALGGEYGGAATYVAEHAPKGKRGYFTSWIQTTATLGLFLSLLVILACRTALGTEAFEAWGWRIPFLLSILLLAVSVYIRLQLNESPVFKKMKEEGKHSKAPLTESFARWDNLKIVIMALLGGTAGQAVVWYTGQFYALFFLLQTLKIDPQTANLLIAGSLLIGTPFFVIFGSLSDRIGRKGIIMAGCILAAVTYFPIFHALTQYGNPDVFVAQEKNPVKVIANPDQCSFQFDPVGKAKFTSSCDLAKTILAKRAIPYENVVAEPGTVAQVRIGDKVIESFEGTALPAADFKTRNDAFTASLGTALKEAGYPEKADPAKTNYPMVLLLLTILVIYVTMVYGPIAAWLVELFPARIRYTSMSLPYHIGNGWFGGFLPTVAFAMVAATGDIYYGLWYPIVIAVMTAILGIFFLPETKDREIHHT, translated from the coding sequence ATGGCCGTACTCGACAGCATGTCCACCGGCAGTGCCCCGCACCACAGCGTCAGCCGAGAGGAACGCAAGGTCATCTTCGCTTCATCCTTAGGCACCGTATTCGAGTGGTACGACTTCTATCTCTACGGCTCGCTCGCCGCGATCATCGCCAAGCACTTCTTCGCCGGGGTCAACGAGACCACGGCGTTCATCTTCGCCCTGCTCGCCTTCGCCGCCGGTTTTGCAGTGCGGCCGTTTGGTGCGGTGGTGTTCGGGCGATTGGGGGACATGATCGGGCGCAAGCACACGTTTCTGATCACGATTGTGATCATGGGCGTGTCGACGGCGATTGTGGGTTTCCTGCCGGGTTACGCGACCATCGGGGTCGCGGCGCCGATCATTCTGATTACCCTGCGGCTGCTGCAAGGTCTGGCGCTGGGCGGTGAATACGGCGGTGCGGCGACTTATGTGGCCGAGCATGCACCGAAGGGCAAACGCGGGTATTTCACGTCGTGGATTCAGACCACCGCGACGCTGGGGCTGTTTCTCTCGCTGCTGGTGATTCTGGCCTGCCGCACTGCGCTGGGCACCGAGGCATTCGAGGCTTGGGGCTGGCGGATTCCGTTCCTGCTGTCGATCCTGCTGCTGGCAGTGTCGGTGTACATCCGTTTGCAGCTGAACGAATCACCGGTGTTCAAGAAAATGAAGGAAGAAGGTAAACACTCCAAGGCGCCGCTGACCGAATCTTTCGCCCGTTGGGACAACCTGAAAATCGTGATCATGGCCCTGCTCGGCGGTACCGCCGGCCAAGCGGTCGTCTGGTACACCGGGCAGTTCTACGCGCTGTTTTTCCTGCTGCAAACCCTGAAGATCGACCCGCAGACCGCCAACCTGCTGATTGCCGGCTCGCTGTTAATCGGCACGCCGTTCTTCGTGATTTTCGGCAGCCTGTCCGACCGCATCGGGCGCAAGGGCATCATCATGGCCGGGTGCATTCTGGCGGCGGTGACCTACTTCCCGATCTTCCACGCGCTGACCCAGTACGGTAACCCCGACGTGTTCGTCGCCCAGGAGAAGAACCCGGTCAAAGTGATCGCCAACCCTGACCAGTGCTCGTTCCAGTTCGATCCGGTGGGCAAGGCCAAATTCACCAGTTCCTGCGATCTGGCCAAGACCATCCTGGCCAAACGGGCGATCCCTTACGAAAACGTAGTGGCGGAACCGGGTACCGTGGCTCAGGTGCGCATCGGCGATAAAGTCATCGAAAGTTTCGAAGGCACGGCCCTGCCGGCCGCCGACTTCAAGACCCGCAACGATGCCTTCACCGCCAGCCTCGGCACCGCGCTGAAAGAAGCCGGGTATCCGGAAAAGGCTGATCCGGCCAAGACCAATTACCCGATGGTCTTGCTCCTGCTGACCATCCTCGTGATCTACGTGACCATGGTCTACGGCCCGATTGCGGCCTGGCTGGTCGAGCTGTTCCCGGCGCGCATCCGCTACACCTCGATGTCGCTGCCCTACCACATCGGCAACGGCTGGTTTGGCGGGTTCCTGCCGACCGTGGCGTTCGCGATGGTCGCGGCCACCGGGGATATCTACTACGGCTTGTGGTACCCGATTGTCATCGCGGTGATGACGGCGATTCTCGGCATCTTCTTCTTGCCGGAGACCAAGGATCGGGAGATTCATCACACCTGA
- a CDS encoding DUF6124 family protein, translating to MFKVTPNPPVTEPASITDPTSPYECPDSKKFNEAANRALDYHLGPISAQMMAAPYYPNRLYQANPASNNESLLADAVETLGSANVMLNNFVDLLEGPHRKTAQGIAQIVMLAELAVNQVLDNVVPTE from the coding sequence ATGTTTAAAGTAACGCCAAATCCTCCGGTCACCGAACCGGCCAGCATCACCGACCCGACTTCCCCCTACGAATGCCCTGACTCCAAGAAATTCAACGAAGCCGCCAACCGCGCCCTCGACTATCACCTAGGCCCGATATCAGCCCAAATGATGGCCGCGCCCTACTACCCCAACCGCCTCTACCAGGCCAACCCGGCCAGCAACAACGAATCCCTGCTCGCCGACGCCGTCGAAACGCTGGGTTCGGCCAACGTCATGCTCAACAACTTCGTCGACCTCCTCGAAGGCCCCCACCGCAAGACCGCACAGGGCATCGCGCAGATCGTGATGCTTGCGGAACTGGCGGTGAATCAGGTGTTGGATAACGTTGTGCCAACGGAGTAA
- a CDS encoding RidA family protein — protein MANQDITYTPDPDADSISSDVTEFNGILMSTQIPTRADGSLELGDVTAQSECTLQALKVALEKAGSSMDRVLHLTIYLTDMADRAAFNEVYKRYFAKPWPVRAAVGVAALAVEGMKVEVTATAAKA, from the coding sequence ATGGCCAACCAAGACATCACCTACACCCCGGACCCGGATGCAGACTCGATCTCTTCGGACGTGACCGAATTCAACGGCATCCTGATGTCGACCCAGATTCCGACCCGCGCCGACGGCAGCCTGGAACTGGGCGACGTCACCGCGCAGAGCGAATGCACGTTGCAGGCGCTGAAAGTCGCACTGGAAAAGGCCGGGAGTTCGATGGACCGCGTGCTGCACCTGACCATTTACCTGACCGACATGGCCGATCGCGCTGCGTTCAACGAGGTGTACAAGCGCTACTTCGCCAAGCCTTGGCCGGTGCGAGCGGCGGTTGGCGTGGCGGCGCTGGCGGTTGAAGGGATGAAGGTGGAAGTGACTGCGACGGCTGCGAAGGCTTGA